One Actinopolymorpha sp. NPDC004070 DNA segment encodes these proteins:
- a CDS encoding VOC family protein yields the protein MALTIQCVVVDAADPGRLAAFWEAALGWRRTHDSPGEVALEPPAGSICDAVAPDLLFVRVPDVRAGKNRLHLDLRPEDQAAEVTRLESLGASRADVGQTADASWVVMTDPEGNEFCVLRPFTAEQNAELARIRAARNPADN from the coding sequence GCTCTCACGATTCAGTGCGTCGTCGTCGACGCGGCGGACCCCGGCCGGCTGGCAGCGTTCTGGGAGGCCGCCCTCGGCTGGCGGCGTACCCACGACTCACCTGGCGAGGTCGCGCTGGAACCTCCGGCCGGCTCGATCTGCGACGCAGTGGCGCCGGATCTGCTGTTCGTGCGGGTGCCGGACGTCAGGGCGGGCAAGAACAGGTTGCACCTCGATCTGCGCCCGGAGGACCAGGCCGCCGAGGTGACGCGGCTGGAGTCGCTGGGCGCATCCCGTGCTGACGTCGGCCAGACGGCGGACGCCTCGTGGGTGGTGATGACCGACCCGGAGGGTAACGAGTTCTGCGTCCTGCGGCCGTTCACCGCCGAACAGAACGCCGAGCTCGCCCGCATCCGCGCTGCCCGCAATCCCGCCGACAACTAG